From Methanobacteriales archaeon HGW-Methanobacteriales-1, a single genomic window includes:
- a CDS encoding ArsR family transcriptional regulator, whose protein sequence is MENVNEMNNPQIYDSKAKLEAIHQDIKRLMERSNQEYLDLMLANFKKDFINSLTDYVTDDIEISLERGMVDPCEMRPTCKSRFTEFLNNNADLIKQDSVSKEIIDEKKAELSEIRKSAPFDKCDVCFSEVNTVFDKQLNLISSRQIYQAEKEEKPDISTIPEEIMVKTVLEPLSNKQRLQILKSMASETKSFSALSELTGLRGGNLLFHIQKLVESELILQRHERGDYMITNKGFNLLIMLADFYKFLENE, encoded by the coding sequence ATGGAAAATGTGAATGAAATGAATAATCCGCAGATTTATGACAGTAAAGCCAAATTAGAGGCCATACACCAGGATATTAAACGTTTGATGGAAAGATCCAATCAAGAATATCTGGATCTAATGTTAGCTAATTTTAAAAAGGATTTTATCAATTCACTCACAGATTATGTGACCGATGACATAGAAATAAGCTTGGAAAGAGGTATGGTGGACCCTTGTGAAATGAGGCCAACCTGCAAATCACGATTCACAGAATTCTTGAACAATAATGCAGATCTCATCAAGCAAGATTCAGTTTCCAAAGAAATCATAGACGAAAAAAAGGCAGAACTAAGTGAAATAAGAAAAAGCGCACCCTTTGATAAGTGTGATGTTTGTTTTTCAGAGGTTAACACAGTTTTTGACAAGCAATTAAATCTTATTAGCTCACGTCAAATATACCAGGCAGAGAAAGAAGAAAAACCAGATATTTCCACTATTCCCGAAGAAATCATGGTTAAAACTGTACTCGAACCTTTATCCAATAAGCAAAGACTACAAATACTCAAATCTATGGCCTCTGAGACAAAATCCTTTTCTGCTCTTTCTGAGTTAACGGGCCTTCGTGGAGGTAATTTACTCTTCCACATACAAAAATTAGTGGAAAGTGAACTCATACTACAGCGCCACGAACGAGGCGATTACATGATTACTAATAAAGGATTCAATCTACTAATAATGCTGGCTGATTTTTATAAATTTTTGGAAAATGAATAA